The following coding sequences lie in one Candidatus Dependentiae bacterium genomic window:
- a CDS encoding ABC transporter permease, translating into MPSIQNLLVFQYLFAQEKDSNISFMTKICFLGISIGTFALMLTLIITNGFEKVIHEKMQGINAQIIISSPGNQLNYTDIQKTLLHEYPDLLAGISGTTLKQVIIDHNKQQTVLLVKGIDPEQESSVTSLREKIIQTATQSIILDKTTSPALAQVLRENSILIGYKMAQEHRLKVGQSIDVLIPEPTGKRRIALSKKKVIIGGIFKVGLEEYDNNLAFASLSWLGKTFDEQGVDAITIKLKTNEQTIWSKIKNIFLPINHEQQAIQELKTRLPHLTINSWKDLYPALVSSLKLEKYVMFFILALITLVASMNMISLLFMQIQQKQRDIAILKVMGLSQRKIRGIFLRLGLLITLLASTCGLLLAFIAGYILEHYPYIELPDVYYVSYLPARIDGEIFIVVFIATMLLGFCATWFPAQRAQRINIAQVLRHQ; encoded by the coding sequence ATGCCTTCAATTCAAAATCTTTTAGTATTCCAATATCTTTTTGCACAAGAAAAAGATTCAAACATCTCTTTTATGACTAAAATCTGCTTTTTAGGAATCAGCATTGGAACCTTTGCACTCATGCTCACGCTCATTATCACCAACGGATTTGAAAAAGTAATTCATGAAAAAATGCAAGGCATTAATGCACAAATCATTATTTCAAGTCCTGGAAATCAGCTCAACTACACCGATATTCAAAAGACACTGCTCCATGAATACCCAGACCTTTTAGCAGGCATCAGTGGAACAACGCTTAAACAAGTAATTATTGATCACAACAAACAACAAACGGTTCTTTTAGTCAAAGGAATTGATCCTGAGCAAGAATCGAGCGTTACATCGCTTAGAGAAAAAATTATTCAAACAGCTACGCAAAGCATAATTTTAGATAAAACGACATCACCAGCACTTGCTCAAGTTTTAAGAGAAAACAGTATTTTAATTGGTTATAAAATGGCGCAGGAGCATCGGCTCAAAGTTGGTCAGAGCATCGATGTCCTCATCCCAGAGCCAACCGGCAAACGACGTATTGCACTGAGTAAAAAGAAAGTAATAATTGGTGGAATTTTTAAAGTTGGCCTGGAAGAGTATGATAACAATCTAGCGTTTGCCTCTCTGTCTTGGCTTGGAAAAACCTTTGACGAACAAGGTGTTGATGCCATAACGATTAAACTAAAAACGAATGAACAAACCATTTGGTCAAAAATAAAAAATATTTTTCTCCCGATTAACCACGAACAACAGGCTATTCAGGAACTCAAAACAAGACTCCCACACCTGACTATCAATTCATGGAAGGACCTGTATCCAGCACTTGTTTCATCACTCAAGCTTGAAAAATATGTCATGTTTTTTATCCTAGCGCTCATCACACTGGTCGCCAGCATGAATATGATTTCATTACTTTTTATGCAAATTCAACAAAAACAGCGTGACATTGCTATCTTGAAAGTCATGGGGCTTTCTCAACGTAAAATTCGTGGCATCTTCCTGCGCCTTGGGCTGCTCATCACCCTACTCGCATCAACCTGCGGACTCCTACTTGCTTTCATTGCAGGGTACATTTTGGAACATTACCCCTACATTGAACTGCCCGACGTCTATTACGTTTCATACCTACCGGCACGAATTGATGGGGAAATTTTCATTGTTGTCTTTATTGCAACCATGCTGCTTGGCTTTTGCGCCACATGGTTTCCTGCGCAACGTGCACAGCGCATTAACATTGCACAAGTGTTGCGACATCAATAA
- the pgk gene encoding phosphoglycerate kinase, which yields MIPFIKSLSLKGKRVLLRADLNAPIKNKQFVHDYRLKATLPTINYIQEHGGKVILLTHLGRPKDNKFDENLSTRIVVPWLEKQGYKVDYEIDLMQAIAKTHTHHSHILLVENLRFFSGEKHVNINFAQLLARLGDLYINDAFGVIHRADTSLTLLAEQFYPQRRACGLLVEKEMHELANIREKPEQPFVMVLGGSKLEDKIGMIEQCARQEKKRRIAVLIAGGLVGQMLLAAQGKMHPPANSTTDALVHAKKALKLAQEFEITLALPSDFLVVNNAISTPARICTIDQVPAQALCADIGPQTITHFSELVAQAGTIFANGTMGIYEEAAYTGGTHAVFNAIASSPAYTVIGGGDAVAATFQYGLTDQMDYLSTGGGATLAYLAAQNPEEDLPGLKALLA from the coding sequence ATGATTCCATTCATTAAATCGCTCTCGCTCAAAGGCAAGCGGGTTCTCCTGCGTGCTGACTTAAATGCGCCCATTAAAAATAAACAATTTGTTCATGACTACCGTCTTAAAGCAACTCTTCCTACTATTAATTACATTCAAGAACACGGCGGTAAAGTTATTTTACTTACACACTTAGGACGACCAAAGGATAATAAATTTGATGAAAACCTCTCAACGCGCATTGTCGTCCCTTGGCTTGAAAAACAAGGATACAAAGTTGATTACGAAATTGATTTAATGCAAGCAATTGCCAAAACGCACACACATCACAGCCATATTTTACTTGTCGAAAATCTCCGATTTTTTAGTGGCGAAAAGCACGTCAATATCAATTTTGCTCAGCTTCTAGCGCGCCTGGGAGATCTGTATATCAACGATGCATTTGGCGTTATTCATCGAGCCGACACCTCACTCACGCTGCTCGCCGAACAGTTTTACCCCCAACGCCGAGCCTGCGGGCTTTTGGTTGAAAAAGAGATGCATGAGCTTGCGAATATTCGAGAAAAACCCGAACAACCCTTTGTCATGGTGCTGGGGGGAAGCAAACTTGAAGATAAAATTGGCATGATCGAACAATGTGCTCGTCAAGAGAAAAAACGCCGCATTGCAGTGCTTATTGCAGGTGGCCTTGTTGGACAAATGCTTTTAGCAGCACAAGGAAAAATGCATCCACCTGCAAACTCAACAACCGACGCTCTTGTTCATGCAAAAAAAGCACTTAAGCTTGCACAAGAATTTGAGATCACACTTGCATTACCAAGCGATTTTTTAGTTGTTAACAATGCTATCAGCACACCTGCTCGCATCTGCACCATAGACCAAGTGCCAGCGCAGGCACTGTGTGCCGATATCGGTCCACAAACAATTACTCACTTTAGTGAACTGGTTGCACAAGCAGGTACTATCTTTGCAAATGGCACCATGGGAATCTACGAAGAAGCAGCATACACCGGCGGCACTCACGCTGTTTTTAACGCTATTGCATCATCACCCGCCTACACCGTTATCGGTGGTGGCGATGCCGTAGCTGCAACATTTCAGTACGGACTTACGGATCAAATGGATTATCTTTCAACAGGCGGGGGCGCCACACTGGCGTACTTAGCTGCTCAAAATCCGGAAGAAGATTTACCGGGTCTTAAAGCCCTTTTAGCATAA
- a CDS encoding cation-transporting P-type ATPase, with protein sequence MKLEMRAQQSEHELLQEFATSKEQGLSDQEVALRQKKYGLNTITAQETTWWQILVRQFESPFMYMLMGAALLSFFLQDPWNTVLILLFVVLSATLGFYQEFYAEKTISLLKKYLTTNTQVLRNGVVIAVPTESLVPGDIVILTAGRAIPADVRFLQTEHVWIDESALTGESAPVHKTHELEETGQTTSPATIGLCGSMMTSGTAQAIVIGTASNTQFGSIAYLSTAITRRSIFAQEINTFSRFVMFFVVATIGCIFFGHLLIKGTPISIFELALFAIALSVSIIPEALPLVITFALSFGARRMAQKNVVVKRLSAIEDLGGIDILCSDKTGTITKNQLDVVDVYADDPGSTLLYAGLTCEEHILNDEQSINSFDLAILNHLPAQMKEKLKSFKIIDRLPFDHKARYNAALVTDSTQTLIIVRGALEFVTQHCEKEDSSLLKKTDAWAQDQGVIGRRIIGLVVKQAPGVTKLESLEGVKDFSLAGLIAFEDPVKPTALEALTKAQHLGVAIKLITGDAVGVAAAVGKAVGLVHSPDEVVTGQQFDALSYEDKMNVCENTAVFARILPDQKFQIIEILQKTHNVGFLGEGINDAPALKAAHIGIAVHNSTDVAKDAADIILLRKSLNTIVDGIAEGRRVMENSFKYLRGMVTSNFSNFYTIAFVSLLIDYLPMLPIQLLLINLLTDFPLISIATDNTDAAELKRPKRDRLHEVAWLAVFLGIFSTIFDLMFLSRFYHAEPEILRTNWFMYCIFTGLLFFYSIRTKMFMLTAARPSNPLIIMSTASLLLTLWLPYTSFGAHFFHFVPPTFVQLRWTFGIAVAYVMGMEVAKLMFYRFFKKTT encoded by the coding sequence ATGAAACTAGAAATGCGCGCACAACAAAGTGAGCATGAGTTGTTACAAGAATTTGCAACATCAAAAGAACAGGGACTTTCTGACCAAGAGGTCGCACTGCGACAAAAAAAATACGGGCTTAACACCATTACAGCCCAAGAAACTACGTGGTGGCAAATTCTTGTACGGCAATTTGAATCGCCCTTCATGTATATGTTGATGGGCGCAGCACTTCTTTCATTCTTTTTGCAAGATCCTTGGAACACGGTACTCATTCTCCTGTTTGTTGTCCTCTCTGCAACACTGGGCTTTTATCAAGAATTTTATGCCGAAAAAACAATCTCATTGCTCAAAAAATATTTAACAACGAACACACAAGTTCTGCGTAATGGTGTGGTTATTGCCGTGCCAACCGAATCGCTTGTGCCGGGTGATATTGTTATACTCACCGCAGGACGGGCAATCCCGGCTGATGTTCGTTTTTTACAAACCGAGCATGTCTGGATTGATGAATCGGCACTTACCGGAGAGTCGGCCCCCGTACACAAAACACACGAACTCGAAGAAACTGGCCAAACAACTTCACCAGCAACAATTGGACTATGCGGCAGCATGATGACCAGTGGCACCGCGCAAGCTATAGTCATTGGAACAGCAAGTAACACTCAATTTGGCAGCATTGCTTACCTCAGCACTGCAATCACCAGACGAAGCATTTTTGCTCAAGAGATAAATACCTTTAGCCGATTTGTTATGTTCTTTGTTGTGGCAACCATTGGCTGTATTTTTTTTGGTCATCTCTTGATCAAAGGAACACCGATTTCTATTTTTGAACTCGCACTTTTTGCAATTGCTCTTTCGGTAAGCATTATCCCAGAAGCACTTCCCCTGGTCATCACCTTTGCGCTCTCATTTGGAGCGCGACGCATGGCTCAAAAAAATGTCGTTGTTAAAAGACTCTCTGCGATTGAAGATCTTGGCGGCATCGATATTTTATGCAGCGATAAAACGGGAACCATAACCAAAAATCAACTCGATGTGGTGGATGTGTACGCCGATGATCCTGGCTCAACGCTCTTGTATGCAGGACTTACCTGTGAAGAACATATTCTCAATGATGAACAGTCGATTAACTCTTTTGATCTTGCAATTTTAAATCACCTTCCGGCTCAGATGAAAGAAAAATTAAAGAGCTTTAAAATAATTGATCGACTTCCTTTTGACCACAAAGCTCGTTATAACGCAGCACTTGTTACCGACAGCACACAAACGCTTATTATTGTGCGCGGGGCACTTGAATTTGTGACACAACACTGCGAAAAAGAAGATAGTTCTCTACTTAAAAAAACTGATGCCTGGGCACAAGACCAAGGTGTTATTGGCCGGCGCATTATTGGACTTGTGGTCAAACAGGCCCCAGGAGTTACAAAATTAGAATCACTTGAAGGTGTAAAAGATTTTTCCCTTGCAGGGCTCATTGCTTTTGAAGACCCCGTAAAACCAACAGCTCTTGAGGCACTTACCAAGGCACAGCATCTTGGTGTTGCAATCAAGCTCATTACCGGCGATGCGGTAGGCGTTGCCGCAGCCGTTGGCAAAGCGGTTGGCCTTGTGCATTCACCTGATGAGGTGGTAACCGGTCAACAATTTGATGCATTATCTTACGAAGATAAAATGAATGTATGCGAAAATACGGCGGTATTTGCTCGTATCTTACCTGATCAAAAATTTCAGATCATCGAAATTTTACAAAAGACACACAATGTTGGATTTTTAGGTGAAGGAATTAATGACGCCCCCGCGCTTAAAGCCGCGCATATTGGGATTGCAGTACACAACAGTACCGATGTTGCTAAAGATGCAGCAGACATTATCTTGTTACGTAAAAGCTTGAACACCATTGTCGATGGCATCGCCGAAGGGCGACGCGTGATGGAAAATTCGTTCAAATATCTGCGGGGCATGGTAACCTCAAATTTTAGTAACTTTTATACCATCGCCTTTGTTTCGCTGCTCATTGATTATCTACCGATGCTGCCCATTCAGCTTCTGCTTATTAATCTGCTGACTGACTTTCCGCTTATTTCAATCGCAACTGATAATACCGATGCTGCAGAATTAAAGCGTCCCAAACGCGATCGCTTGCATGAAGTGGCATGGCTTGCAGTCTTTTTAGGAATTTTTAGCACGATTTTTGATCTGATGTTTTTGTCGCGATTTTATCACGCAGAACCAGAAATTTTGCGCACCAACTGGTTTATGTACTGCATTTTTACTGGGCTATTGTTCTTCTACTCAATCAGAACAAAAATGTTTATGCTCACCGCAGCTCGACCATCCAACCCACTCATCATCATGTCAACAGCATCGCTGCTCCTGACACTGTGGTTACCGTATACAAGTTTTGGTGCTCATTTTTTCCACTTCGTCCCACCAACGTTTGTGCAGCTACGTTGGACTTTTGGCATAGCGGTTGCCTATGTCATGGGCATGGAAGTCGCTAAGTTGATGTTTTATCGATTCTTTAAGAAAACGACGTAA